The Leifsonia williamsii genome includes a region encoding these proteins:
- the fliF gene encoding flagellar basal-body MS-ring/collar protein FliF: MPQQVTSFFRRLGDTIRGFSIAQRVIAIIGVAVVALGVTGLAMWASQPSYTPLFSGLQASDASAIVDQLRTDGVPYELTDGGATILVPQQKVYDERLKAASAGLPTSTTTDGYSLLDKMGVTSSEFQQSVTYKRAMEGELASTIGAMKGVKTASVRLAIPEETVFSEEKKDPTASVFVETQNGVSLSNDQVQAIVHLTSAAVTGMKPTDVAVVDADGTVLSAVGSGATGGADKQASDYESRVKNAVQQMLDKVVGPGNATVAVAADVSSESAQRTEESFTTPENAPSLSESTQSETYTGTGGGGAAGVLGPDNIAVPNGTNGNGSFSSSSTTKDNAVDKVTEQRTIPAGAVTRQTVSVALNSDAVGVSANEIRNLVTNAAGIDTARGDAVTVAMVPFSTAGAKEAAKALQEARDAAAADQLTGIIRTSVIAAAVLAAAIIAFVLYRRSRRRAAEQAALEAEAAQTLQLDAAAFPMALEQPAPPTVPMQLDPVPDPTAPEVEADRRRAEIEALAERDPQRTAEFLRSLMDDRAGV; encoded by the coding sequence ATGCCCCAGCAGGTGACGAGCTTCTTCCGTCGGCTCGGCGACACGATCCGCGGGTTCTCGATCGCGCAGCGCGTGATCGCGATCATCGGCGTGGCCGTGGTGGCGCTCGGCGTGACCGGGCTCGCCATGTGGGCGTCCCAGCCCTCGTACACGCCGCTGTTCTCGGGCCTCCAGGCGTCCGACGCGTCGGCGATCGTGGACCAGCTGCGCACCGACGGCGTGCCGTACGAGCTGACCGACGGCGGCGCGACCATCCTCGTGCCGCAGCAGAAGGTGTATGACGAGCGGCTGAAGGCGGCGTCCGCCGGCCTGCCGACGTCCACCACCACCGACGGGTACTCGCTGCTCGACAAGATGGGCGTCACCTCCTCGGAGTTCCAGCAGTCCGTCACCTACAAGCGGGCGATGGAGGGCGAGCTCGCCAGCACCATCGGCGCGATGAAGGGCGTCAAGACCGCGTCGGTCCGCCTCGCGATCCCCGAGGAGACGGTGTTCTCGGAGGAGAAGAAGGACCCGACCGCTTCCGTCTTCGTCGAGACGCAGAACGGCGTCTCGCTCAGCAACGACCAGGTGCAGGCGATCGTGCACCTCACCAGCGCGGCCGTCACCGGCATGAAGCCGACCGACGTCGCCGTGGTCGACGCCGACGGCACCGTGCTCAGCGCGGTCGGCTCCGGCGCGACCGGGGGAGCGGACAAGCAGGCGTCCGACTACGAGTCGCGCGTGAAGAACGCCGTGCAGCAGATGCTCGACAAGGTCGTGGGCCCCGGCAACGCCACGGTCGCCGTGGCCGCCGACGTGAGCTCGGAGTCGGCGCAGCGCACCGAGGAGTCGTTCACGACCCCCGAGAACGCGCCGTCGCTGAGCGAGTCGACGCAGTCCGAGACCTACACCGGGACCGGCGGCGGTGGCGCCGCGGGCGTGCTCGGGCCGGACAACATCGCGGTGCCGAACGGCACGAACGGCAACGGCAGCTTCAGCTCGTCGTCGACGACCAAGGACAACGCGGTCGACAAGGTGACCGAGCAGCGCACCATCCCGGCCGGCGCCGTCACCCGGCAGACCGTCTCGGTCGCGCTCAACTCCGACGCGGTCGGCGTGAGCGCGAACGAGATCCGCAACCTGGTGACCAACGCCGCCGGCATCGACACGGCGCGCGGCGACGCGGTCACGGTCGCCATGGTTCCCTTCAGCACGGCGGGGGCGAAGGAGGCCGCCAAGGCGCTGCAGGAGGCGCGCGACGCCGCGGCGGCCGACCAGCTGACCGGCATCATCCGCACCTCGGTCATCGCGGCGGCCGTCCTGGCGGCGGCGATCATCGCCTTCGTCCTGTACCGGCGCAGCCGTCGCCGCGCCGCCGAGCAGGCCGCGCTCGAGGCGGAGGCGGCGCAGACCCTCCAGCTCGACGCCGCAGCCTTCCCGATGGCGCTCGAGCAGCCGGCTCCGCCGACCGTGCCCATGCAGCTCGACCCGGTGCCCGACCCGACCGCCCCCGAGGTGGAGGCCGACCGCCGCCGCGCCGAGATCGAGGCGCTTGCAGAGCGCGACCCGCAGCGCACCGCCGAGTTCCTGCGCAGCCTCATGGATGACAGGGCCGGCGTATGA
- the fliE gene encoding flagellar hook-basal body complex protein FliE: MPIPAIGGVGGIDATTSALSGASGVSGSGGAGFGDALTGAIDNLQQLQGQKDALAIQAVTGNLDDIHQATLASTRAQVTLELVAGVRNKAVDAFNEIMRMQA, from the coding sequence ATGCCCATTCCGGCGATCGGCGGCGTCGGCGGCATCGACGCGACCACCTCCGCGCTCTCAGGGGCCTCCGGCGTGTCCGGGAGCGGGGGAGCGGGCTTCGGCGACGCGCTCACGGGCGCGATCGACAACCTCCAGCAGCTCCAGGGCCAGAAGGATGCGCTGGCGATCCAGGCCGTCACGGGGAACCTGGATGACATCCACCAGGCGACCCTCGCCTCCACCCGGGCCCAGGTCACCCTCGAGCTCGTCGCCGGCGTGCGCAACAAGGCCGTCGACGCGTTCAACGAGATCATGCGGATGCAGGCCTGA
- a CDS encoding flagellar basal body rod protein FlgC, which produces MTFDAIGIAGTGLTLHRKWLDAVSDNLANINTAKPTDGAAFQARYVVAQEGAGVSGAYVAGAEYGSAEGRMVYEPDNPLADDKGYVRYPDIDMSEQMGALIMAQRGYQANASVVDRAKETYQAALEIGRN; this is translated from the coding sequence ATGACGTTCGATGCGATCGGGATCGCGGGCACGGGGCTCACCCTGCACCGCAAGTGGCTGGACGCCGTCTCGGACAACCTCGCCAACATCAACACCGCGAAGCCCACCGACGGCGCCGCCTTCCAGGCGCGCTACGTCGTGGCGCAGGAGGGCGCCGGCGTCTCAGGCGCGTACGTCGCGGGCGCCGAGTACGGCAGCGCGGAGGGCCGGATGGTCTACGAGCCCGACAACCCCCTCGCCGACGACAAGGGCTACGTGCGCTACCCCGACATCGACATGTCGGAGCAGATGGGCGCCCTGATCATGGCGCAGCGCGGCTACCAGGCCAACGCCTCGGTGGTCGACCGCGCCAAGGAGACCTACCAGGCCGCGCTCGAGATCGGGAGGAACTGA
- the flgB gene encoding flagellar basal body rod protein FlgB produces MLESVTGAALASALDGLAARQRAIANNIANVNTPGYTAERVSFEDALAASVAQGDGRTTATTQRSLEPTRLDGNNVNLDTETLSNIDTVLRFQFASQAAGGQFSAIRAALKTN; encoded by the coding sequence GTGCTCGAATCCGTGACCGGCGCCGCCCTCGCGAGCGCCCTCGACGGCCTCGCCGCTCGTCAGCGTGCGATCGCCAACAACATCGCGAACGTCAACACCCCCGGCTACACCGCCGAACGGGTGTCGTTCGAGGACGCGCTCGCCGCGTCCGTCGCCCAGGGCGACGGACGCACCACCGCGACGACGCAGCGCTCGCTGGAGCCGACGCGCCTCGACGGCAACAACGTGAACCTCGACACCGAGACCCTCTCGAACATCGACACCGTGCTGCGCTTCCAGTTCGCCTCCCAGGCGGCCGGCGGCCAGTTCTCGGCGATCCGCGCCGCCCTGAAGACCAACTAG